In Gemmatimonadota bacterium, a single genomic region encodes these proteins:
- a CDS encoding methyltransferase domain-containing protein: MSDIKQSIHDQFGRAAAQYKTSQVHATGEDLIQIAKLVQQQEQPYALDAGCGAGHTSVAIAPHSRRVVALDLTPHMLEQVEQLAAERGFSHIETRQGDVEQIPFADNSFDLVVSRYSAHHWPNPLTALRECHRVLKPGGRFILSDITSPEEPAYDTFLQTFELLRDASHVRDHTVAQWQAMFERSGFQSRIISTWRLPLDFQA, translated from the coding sequence GTGAGCGACATCAAGCAATCCATCCACGATCAATTCGGTCGGGCAGCCGCCCAGTATAAAACCAGCCAGGTCCATGCCACGGGCGAGGATTTGATCCAGATTGCCAAGCTGGTGCAACAGCAGGAACAGCCGTACGCCCTGGATGCGGGCTGTGGGGCGGGCCATACCTCGGTGGCCATCGCTCCGCATAGCCGTCGGGTCGTGGCCCTCGACCTCACCCCGCACATGCTGGAACAGGTCGAGCAGTTGGCCGCCGAACGCGGCTTCTCCCATATTGAAACGCGCCAGGGCGATGTCGAACAGATTCCGTTCGCCGACAACAGCTTTGACCTTGTGGTCTCCCGCTATAGCGCCCATCACTGGCCGAACCCCCTGACGGCGCTCCGGGAATGCCATCGCGTGCTGAAACCTGGCGGGCGGTTTATCCTGAGCGATATTACCTCGCCTGAAGAGCCGGCGTACGACACCTTTTTACAAACATTTGAACTCCTGCGTGACGCCTCGCACGTCCGGGACCACACGGTGGCCCAGTGGCAGGCCATGTTTGAACGGAGCGGATTTCAGTCACGTATTATTTCCACTTGGCGTCTGCCGCTGGACTTTCAGGCCTGA